From one Enterobacter kobei genomic stretch:
- the purF gene encoding amidophosphoribosyltransferase: MCGIVGIAGFMPVNQSIYDALSVLQHRGQDAAGIITIDELNCFRLRKANGMVNDVFEARHMQRLQGNMGIGHVRYPTAGSSSASEAQPFYVNSPYGITLAHNGNLTNAHELRKRLFEEKRRHINTTSDSEILLNIFASELDNFRHYPLEADNIFAAVAATNRQIRGAYACVAMIIGHGMVAFRDPNGIRPLVLGKRDLADGRTEYMVASESVALDTLGFEFLRDVAPGEAVYITEKGQLYTRQCAENPVSNPCLFEYVYFSRPDSFIDKISVYSARVNMGKKLGEKIAREWEDLDIDVVIPIPETSCDIALEIARILDKPYRQGFVKNRYVGRTFIMPGQQLRRKSVRRKLNANRAEFRDKNVLLVDDSIVRGTTSEQIIEMAREAGAKKVYLASAAPEIRFPNVYGIDMPTANELIAHGREVDEIRQIIGADGLIFQDLTDLIDAVRAENPDIQQFECSVFNGIYVTKDVDQQYLDYLDAVRNDDTKALLRQNEVESLEMHNEG, translated from the coding sequence ATGTGCGGTATTGTCGGTATCGCCGGTTTCATGCCGGTTAACCAGTCGATTTATGATGCATTGTCGGTGTTGCAACACCGTGGTCAGGACGCCGCAGGCATTATCACCATTGATGAGCTTAACTGCTTCCGTTTGCGTAAAGCCAACGGCATGGTGAACGATGTATTTGAAGCCCGCCATATGCAGCGCCTGCAGGGAAACATGGGTATTGGCCATGTGCGTTACCCAACTGCGGGCAGCTCCAGCGCTTCAGAAGCGCAGCCTTTTTACGTTAACTCGCCGTACGGTATCACGCTTGCCCATAACGGCAACCTGACCAACGCCCACGAGTTGCGTAAGCGTCTGTTCGAAGAAAAACGCCGTCACATTAACACCACCTCCGATTCTGAAATCCTGCTCAATATTTTTGCCAGCGAGCTGGATAACTTCCGCCACTACCCGTTAGAAGCGGATAATATTTTTGCCGCCGTTGCCGCCACCAACCGTCAGATCCGCGGGGCCTATGCCTGCGTGGCGATGATCATCGGTCACGGTATGGTTGCCTTCCGCGATCCCAACGGTATTCGTCCGCTGGTGCTCGGTAAACGCGATCTCGCTGATGGCCGCACCGAATATATGGTGGCCTCTGAGAGCGTGGCCCTGGATACGCTGGGCTTCGAATTCCTGCGCGACGTGGCACCTGGCGAAGCGGTGTACATCACCGAAAAAGGCCAGCTGTATACCCGTCAGTGTGCGGAAAACCCGGTCAGCAATCCGTGCCTGTTTGAGTACGTCTATTTCTCCCGTCCGGATTCCTTTATCGATAAGATTTCCGTATACAGCGCACGCGTGAATATGGGTAAAAAGCTGGGCGAGAAAATTGCCCGCGAGTGGGAAGATCTGGATATTGACGTGGTCATCCCGATCCCGGAAACCTCCTGCGATATCGCACTGGAAATCGCCCGTATTCTGGATAAACCGTACCGCCAGGGCTTCGTGAAAAACCGTTACGTTGGCCGTACCTTTATCATGCCGGGTCAGCAACTGCGTCGTAAGTCCGTGCGCCGTAAGCTGAACGCCAACCGTGCGGAATTCCGTGACAAGAACGTCCTGCTGGTGGATGACTCCATCGTGCGTGGCACCACCTCTGAGCAAATCATCGAGATGGCCCGTGAAGCCGGGGCGAAAAAGGTGTACCTCGCCTCCGCCGCGCCGGAAATTCGCTTCCCGAACGTTTACGGCATCGATATGCCGACTGCCAACGAGCTGATTGCTCATGGTCGCGAAGTGGATGAAATCCGCCAGATCATCGGTGCTGACGGCCTGATTTTCCAGGATCTCACCGATCTGATCGACGCGGTGCGTGCTGAGAACCCGGATATTCAGCAGTTTGAATGCTCGGTGTTTAACGGCATCTACGTTACCAAAGACGTGGACCAGCAGTATCTGGACTATCTCGACGCGGTGCGTAACGACGATACCAAAGCGCTGCTGCGTCAGAACGAAGTGGAAAGCTTAGAGATGCATAACGAGGGGTAA
- a CDS encoding UbiX family flavin prenyltransferase, protein MKRLIVGISGASGAIYGVRLLQVLRDVAGVETHLVMSNAARQTLALETDLSLKDVQALADVVHDSRDIAATISSGSFKTAGMVILPCSVKTLSGIVHSYTDSLVTRAADVVLKERRPLVLCVRETPLHLGHLRIMTQAAEMGAVIMPPVPAFYHRPQTLDDVINQTVNRVLDQFDIELPADLFIRWQGGNASK, encoded by the coding sequence ATGAAACGACTCATAGTAGGGATCTCCGGGGCCAGCGGCGCCATTTACGGCGTGCGCTTATTACAGGTTCTGCGTGATGTTGCCGGGGTGGAAACCCATCTGGTGATGAGTAACGCCGCCCGCCAGACCCTGGCGCTGGAAACCGATCTCTCCCTTAAAGATGTGCAGGCGCTGGCGGATGTGGTCCATGACTCCCGCGATATAGCCGCTACCATTTCCTCTGGCTCGTTTAAAACCGCAGGCATGGTCATTCTGCCGTGCTCGGTGAAAACCCTCTCCGGCATCGTACACAGTTATACCGACAGCCTGGTCACCCGCGCCGCTGACGTGGTGCTGAAAGAGCGCCGTCCGCTGGTGCTTTGTGTGCGTGAAACGCCGCTACACCTCGGGCATCTGCGCATCATGACGCAGGCCGCCGAAATGGGCGCGGTGATCATGCCGCCGGTGCCAGCTTTTTATCACCGTCCGCAGACGCTGGATGATGTGATTAACCAGACGGTGAATCGCGTGCTGGATCAGTTTGATATTGAACTGCCCGCCGATCTGTTCATCCGCTGGCAGGGCGGGAATGCCTCAAAGTAG
- the argT gene encoding lysine/arginine/ornithine ABC transporter substrate-binding protein ArgT — MKKTVVALSLLLGLSGIASVNAALPQTVRIGTDATYAPFSSKDAKGDFVGFDIDLGNAMCSRIKVKCTWVGSDFDALIPSLKAKKIDAIISSLSITEKRLQEIAFSQPLYAANARLIAVKGSPIQPTPESLKGKHVGVLQGSTQEAYANDNWRSKGVDVVSYQNQDLIYSDLTAGRIDAAFQDEVAASEGFLKQPAGKTFDFAGASVKDKKYFGDGTGIGLRKDDAELKAAFDKAFDEIRKDGTYDKLAKKYFNFNVYGD; from the coding sequence ATGAAGAAGACGGTTGTTGCTCTGTCTTTACTGCTGGGACTGTCCGGCATCGCCAGCGTCAACGCTGCACTGCCGCAGACCGTGCGCATTGGTACGGATGCCACCTACGCGCCATTCTCATCCAAGGATGCGAAAGGGGATTTTGTCGGTTTTGATATCGATCTCGGCAACGCGATGTGCTCCCGCATCAAAGTGAAATGCACCTGGGTTGGCAGCGATTTTGATGCGCTGATCCCATCCCTTAAAGCGAAGAAAATCGATGCGATTATCTCTTCGCTGTCGATCACCGAAAAACGCCTGCAGGAGATCGCTTTCTCCCAGCCGCTGTACGCCGCTAATGCCCGTCTGATCGCGGTGAAAGGCTCGCCGATCCAGCCGACTCCCGAATCGCTGAAAGGTAAACATGTAGGCGTGCTGCAAGGCTCCACGCAGGAAGCCTATGCTAACGACAACTGGCGCAGCAAAGGCGTCGACGTTGTGTCATACCAGAACCAGGATCTGATCTACTCCGATCTGACAGCGGGCCGTATTGATGCCGCTTTCCAGGATGAAGTCGCCGCCAGCGAAGGCTTCCTCAAGCAGCCCGCAGGCAAAACCTTTGATTTCGCTGGCGCATCAGTGAAAGACAAAAAATACTTTGGTGACGGCACCGGTATTGGTCTGCGCAAAGACGATGCCGAGCTGAAAGCCGCTTTCGATAAAGCCTTCGATGAGATCCGCAAAGACGGCACCTACGACAAGCTGGCGAAGAAATACTTCAACTTTAACGTCTACGGTGACTAA
- the hisJ gene encoding histidine ABC transporter substrate-binding protein HisJ, with amino-acid sequence MKKLVLSLSLVFAVSSISGAFAALPQKLRIGTDPTYAPFESKNAQGELVGFDIDLAKELCKRINTQCTFIENPLDALIPSLKAKKIDAIMSSLSITEKRQQEIAFTDKLYAADSRLVVAKNSDIVPDLATLTGKRVGVLQGTTQETYGNVHWAPKGVEIVSYQGQDNIYADLTAGRIDAAFQDEVAASEGFLKTKVGADYKFGGPSVKDEKLFGVGTGMGVRKDDTELREALNKAFAEMRADGAYEKLAKKYFDFDVYGG; translated from the coding sequence ATGAAAAAACTGGTGTTATCTCTTTCTCTGGTGTTCGCTGTTTCGAGTATCTCTGGCGCATTCGCTGCACTTCCGCAAAAACTCCGTATCGGTACCGATCCGACTTACGCACCTTTTGAATCAAAAAATGCACAAGGTGAATTGGTTGGATTCGACATCGATCTGGCAAAAGAACTCTGTAAACGTATTAATACGCAATGTACCTTCATTGAGAACCCGCTTGATGCGCTGATCCCGTCGCTGAAAGCGAAGAAAATCGACGCCATTATGTCGTCGCTGTCGATCACCGAAAAACGTCAGCAGGAAATTGCTTTCACCGACAAGCTCTATGCAGCGGATTCCCGTCTGGTGGTGGCAAAAAATTCTGACATCGTGCCGGATCTGGCGACGCTTACGGGTAAACGTGTTGGTGTATTGCAGGGCACGACTCAGGAAACTTACGGTAACGTGCACTGGGCGCCGAAAGGCGTGGAAATTGTCTCCTATCAGGGGCAGGACAATATCTATGCTGACCTGACCGCAGGTCGTATTGACGCCGCGTTCCAGGATGAAGTTGCTGCCAGCGAAGGTTTCCTGAAAACGAAGGTTGGGGCAGATTACAAATTCGGCGGCCCGTCAGTAAAAGATGAAAAACTGTTTGGCGTCGGCACCGGTATGGGCGTGCGCAAAGATGACACTGAACTGCGTGAGGCGCTGAACAAGGCGTTCGCCGAGATGCGCGCTGACGGCGCCTACGAAAAACTGGCGAAGAAGTATTTTGATTTTGATGTTTACGGTGGCTGA
- a CDS encoding histidine ABC transporter permease HisQ: MLYGFSQVILHGALVTLELALSSVVLAVAIGLAGAGGKLSGNRLLRILFEGYTTLIRGVPDLVLMLLIFYGLQIAINSVTEAIGMGQIDIDPMVAGIITLGFIYGAYFTETFRGAFMAVPRGHIEAATAFGFTGSQIFRRILFPAMMRYALPGIGNNWQVILKATALVSLLGLEDVVKATQLAGKSTWEPFYFAVVCGLIYLVFTTVSNGVLLLLERRYSVGVKRADL, encoded by the coding sequence ATGCTGTACGGTTTTTCTCAGGTAATTTTACACGGCGCTCTTGTCACCCTGGAGCTGGCGCTCAGCTCGGTGGTGCTGGCAGTGGCGATTGGTCTGGCAGGGGCCGGGGGCAAGCTTTCCGGCAACCGCCTGCTGCGCATCCTTTTCGAAGGCTATACCACGCTTATTCGTGGCGTGCCGGATCTCGTACTGATGCTGCTGATCTTCTACGGTCTGCAAATTGCCATCAACAGCGTGACTGAAGCGATTGGCATGGGGCAGATCGATATCGATCCGATGGTGGCGGGTATCATCACCCTCGGCTTTATCTACGGCGCTTATTTTACCGAAACCTTCCGTGGCGCTTTTATGGCGGTGCCGAGAGGGCATATCGAGGCGGCCACCGCGTTCGGCTTTACCGGATCGCAAATCTTTCGCCGCATTCTCTTCCCGGCGATGATGCGCTACGCGCTGCCCGGCATCGGTAACAACTGGCAGGTTATTTTGAAAGCCACCGCGCTGGTGTCGCTGCTCGGGCTGGAAGACGTGGTGAAAGCCACGCAGCTGGCCGGTAAAAGCACCTGGGAGCCGTTCTATTTCGCGGTAGTGTGTGGGCTAATTTATCTGGTGTTTACCACCGTCTCCAATGGTGTGCTGCTTCTGCTCGAACGTCGCTACTCCGTGGGTGTGAAGAGGGCTGACCTGTGA
- a CDS encoding ABC transporter permease, which produces MIEIIQEYWQSLLWTDGYRLTGVAITLWLLISSVVMGGILALFLAIGRVSSNKFVCFPIWLFTYIFRGTPLYVQLLVFYSGMYTLEVVKGTELLNAFFRSGLNCTVLALTLNTCAYTTEIFAGAIRSVPHGEIEAARAYGFSSVKMYRCIILPSALRIALPAYSNEVILMLHSTALAFTATVPDLLKIARDINSATYQPFTAFGLAAVLYLIISYVLISLFRKAEKRWLQHVKPSSTH; this is translated from the coding sequence GTGATCGAGATTATTCAGGAGTACTGGCAATCCCTGTTGTGGACGGACGGCTATCGCTTAACGGGTGTCGCGATCACGCTGTGGCTGTTGATCTCGTCCGTCGTGATGGGCGGCATTCTGGCGCTGTTTCTGGCTATCGGGCGCGTCTCCAGCAACAAATTTGTCTGCTTCCCGATCTGGCTGTTCACCTATATTTTCCGCGGCACACCGCTGTATGTGCAGCTGCTGGTGTTCTATTCCGGGATGTACACGCTGGAAGTGGTGAAGGGAACGGAGCTGCTGAACGCCTTTTTCCGCAGTGGTCTGAACTGTACGGTGCTGGCGCTGACGCTGAACACCTGCGCCTACACCACCGAGATTTTCGCCGGGGCGATCCGCTCGGTGCCGCACGGGGAAATTGAAGCGGCGCGGGCATACGGTTTTTCCTCGGTAAAAATGTATCGCTGCATCATTCTGCCGTCGGCGCTGCGTATTGCGCTGCCCGCCTACAGCAATGAAGTGATCCTGATGCTGCACTCCACCGCGCTGGCTTTTACCGCCACCGTGCCTGATCTGCTGAAGATTGCCCGTGACATTAACTCGGCGACCTACCAGCCCTTTACCGCCTTTGGGCTGGCGGCGGTGCTGTATCTGATTATTTCTTATGTGCTGATCAGTCTGTTCCGCAAGGCGGAAAAACGCTGGTTGCAGCATGTGAAACCTTCTTCGACGCACTGA